A window of the Syntrophothermus lipocalidus DSM 12680 genome harbors these coding sequences:
- a CDS encoding CapA family protein, whose translation MRVLFIPKIYLQLFGLAVIVALVTGVLYPALGMSLISRLSRNNEVSLVAVGDVMVGRRVAEAMRILGPGYPFAQTAGILTKGDITFANLESPLGLPNKNYPQYGLFKPNPSAIEGLRQAGIDIVSLANNHACDCGKAALLDTLTNLKQNRILYCGAGANLAEARRPVIITENGLRVAFLSYCDFSFIWSKQHSLFRAGTEPGIAPLEKKYLVEDIPKACKMANVVVVSLHFGQEYTDCPTPSQVEAARLAVDSGADLVLGHHPHCLHGIEKYKSGLIFYSLGNFVFDLKREKTKTSMIVKCTLTPRGVPNYELLPVYISNCQPSLLAGQWKGSVLQRIDELSKCVPPANACPGDHPDRCR comes from the coding sequence GTGAGAGTGTTATTCATACCCAAAATCTACCTGCAACTTTTCGGGCTGGCAGTCATCGTCGCATTAGTTACCGGAGTACTCTACCCTGCCTTGGGAATGAGCCTTATATCACGCCTGTCCCGTAACAACGAAGTATCGCTGGTCGCGGTCGGAGACGTGATGGTGGGAAGGCGTGTGGCCGAGGCCATGAGAATTCTCGGACCTGGTTATCCTTTCGCCCAAACGGCGGGCATTCTAACCAAAGGCGATATAACCTTTGCCAACCTGGAATCTCCACTGGGATTGCCGAACAAGAATTATCCTCAGTATGGCCTGTTCAAACCAAACCCGTCGGCGATAGAGGGCCTAAGGCAAGCGGGCATCGACATCGTATCACTGGCTAACAACCACGCCTGTGACTGCGGAAAAGCGGCCTTGTTAGACACCCTTACCAATCTCAAACAAAATCGTATCCTGTACTGCGGGGCCGGAGCCAACCTTGCCGAAGCGAGGAGACCGGTCATAATAACCGAGAACGGACTGCGAGTAGCGTTCTTATCCTACTGTGATTTTTCATTCATCTGGAGTAAACAGCACTCCTTGTTCCGGGCTGGTACCGAGCCCGGAATAGCTCCGTTAGAAAAGAAATACCTAGTCGAAGACATTCCCAAAGCCTGCAAAATGGCAAACGTGGTGGTGGTTTCCCTGCACTTCGGTCAGGAATACACGGATTGCCCTACGCCATCTCAGGTAGAAGCCGCCCGGCTGGCAGTGGACAGCGGCGCCGACCTGGTGCTGGGACACCACCCCCACTGTCTTCATGGAATAGAAAAATACAAGTCCGGTCTGATCTTCTATAGCCTGGGCAACTTTGTTTTCGACCTTAAACGGGAAAAAACCAAAACCAGCATGATAGTGAAATGCACCCTTACCCCCCGAGGGGTACCGAACTATGAATTACTTCCGGTTTATATCAGTAACTGCCAGCCAAGTTTGCTTGCTGGGCAGTGGAAAGGCTCGGTTCTCCAACGAATTGATGAACTCTCGAAGTGCGTACCGCCCGCGAACGCTTGCCCAGGCGATCACCCTGATCGCTGCCGCTGA